TCCAACGGCGACACCGCATGTGCGTCGGTGGTGGTGGATAGCTCCGGTTCGGTCTACGTCACAGGGTCAGGTTACAGGAATGACACAATGGACTACGTCACTCTAAAGTACGACACCGCCGGCGTCCAGAAGTGGGTCAGCAGATACGTTAGCCCTGATGGGAGTAGCGGATCCGGGGCGTTAGCGGTCTGCCCCGGAGGAACGGTAGTAGTTACCGGAGGGAGCACTGGAACTGCCGGCGTCAGCGACTGCCTTACCGTGAAGTACGATGCTACGACCGGCGACACCGTGTGGACCCGCAGGTATACTGGGTGGCCTTATGGAGCAGCAGCTTGCGGCGTAGGCGTCGCCGTTGACAGCTCAGGTAACATTTACGTCACCGGCACACGCGACAGTGTCAGCACGCCTTTCTTTATGACGCTTAAGTATGATGCGAATGGATCTCTAAAGTGGGCCAGATACTTCCAGCGGAATGGAAACGCCACCGGCATCGCCTTGGGCCCAAGCGGACTGGTGTATGTGACTGGCCGTGGCGGGTCGGGAAGTGATATTGGGTTCGTCACCGTCATGTATGACTCGTCCGGTGATGTAATGTGGTCCCAGGACTACTATCCGGGGTCAAACCAACTGTCTTTTGCAATGTCATCGGATTCTTCCGGAAATGTCTACATTACGGGCGGGGGCACCTTTCCAAACGGTTCCAACCCCATCTATACGGTAGCCTATGACTCTGAGGGAACGTGCAAATGGGTCGCCTCATACAGCAGTCCGTGGGGTCTGGGCAATTATTCCGACGGTCTCGCACTGGACAGGGACGGCAACGTCATCGTCGTAGGCGCCATTGAGACCGCGAGCACCGGCTGGGACTGGGTTACTGTGAAGTACATACAGACTACTGGCCTAACAGGAAGATCGCCATCCCTCGGGCACCCAGAGCGTCCGAGCGCCGCCACGGTCGTGCGCGCATCCATCCCCGTGACATGCTTAGGGAGCCGAGGCATTCTGATAGACGCCACTGGATGCACCGTCGCTAGTCTGGATCCGAAGCGACCGGGCCGCGTGGACTTGAGACCGGGCGTCTACTTTGCCATCTCCTCACAGTACACCTCGGTAAAGAAGTTAGTGGTGGTACGATAGACGTCTGATGCGCACCAAGCGCACGGTTGCCGACAGGTCTCCGCTAGCGGGTGGGCAGCGGCGGCGCAGGTCTGAGTCGTAGATGGAGAGACCGAAGAATTGGCAGCCCGGCGGCCTCTATGGCGCTTCGCTGCGCCACTCCGTCTGCCAAGCATGCGGCCTCGTAGTTGCGGACCCGGCACCCATGATCCGGGTTGGAAGTCCTTGCCCCGCGTGCAAATCACCGCGCCCCTCAGCGCTGCACTACCTTCCGCTCGCTGTATGCGGCCTGCTGGGCGCAATGGACGATGCGATACGCGCGGCAACAGCCGAGCCCGATTCGCAGACCCATGGACCCGACCATGCGGTTCTCGCTATCGCTGTGTTCATTTGCACCCTGGAGGAGCTACTCGTCGAGCAACTCCTCGATGAGCTACTGGAGAAGGAAGGCATCCGAGCCAAGGGCAACGTGGCCGTGGTGGGAGTTATGCGCTCGTTTGAAGATAGGAAGGAACTGATCAAGAGGTTGACGGGTAAATCGTGGCGCAATGCCCTTGGCGCAAGAGACCTGGTCGGCTATCTCGAGAGCGTGCGTAAGTTCAGGAACAAGCTTGTACACTCCGGTGAGCGCTGGGCGGTCCCTGACGACCTAATGCCAAATGTTGCGACCAACACCCTGCAGCTTCTGACATCGTTCGTGCGGGCGCACAACGAGCTTGTAGCTACGAAACCCCCTCCGACGCCCTGATGCCGAGTGCTCTCGGGCCTGCGATCAGCCGATCAAGGCCAAAACCGCGCCAGCGGAGAAACGATGCCACGCATACCCCTGGGTGACATCACTAAGTGGATCAGACTGCCCCCCAAGTATGTAGCTCCAATCGCCATTCTGGCTTCCGCGCTAGTACTGCTCCCTTCCACGGCGCTTTCCAAATTTGGAGTCTCCTCTTTCATGGACCGCTACAGAATGTGGATTGGTCTCGTCGCCCTGACTGGGACGGCTCTTCTTCTCTCCCATGCTGCAGTCTGGGCAGGACGCTTGATAGTAGGTCGCACACAGCGGGATCGGCTACTGAAAGCCGGGAAGGCGTACCTTCGCGGGCTGACCCTTGAGGAGAAGCTTATTCTGTCTCATTACTTGGCTCGCGGCACCAAGAGCGCCAAGCTTGTCGCCCAAGATGGCGTCGTTCTTGGGCTTGAGTCGGCCATGATCATCACGCGTGTATCGTCAGTCGGTGACATAGAAATGCACTTCGCGTACAACATCCAGCCGTGGGCATGGAGGGAACTAACCGAACATACTGACCTCCTTGAACCTGCACTTACGCTTGAGAGGAAGCATCTGGCAGAAGTAGCCGCACAGTTGCGGCGAGATGGCGACTACCCCTAGCAGCTTCAAGCGAGGGGAAAAGAGGGACACTTCTAATCCGATGCGCGTCAAGGGAGTGTGACTTCACGGCAGCTCAAGCTCGAGCCACAAGCCAAGTGATTTCCGATTCTGGGAGAAACGGGGACACATTACT
The DNA window shown above is from bacterium and carries:
- a CDS encoding SBBP repeat-containing protein, with the protein product MNRQNTIVYPQLPTWPNMKRLVVAAALVFATLAAAQVDTAWVRTYDGPAHLNDVATAVGVDDSGYVYVAGWTDGANWDQGWLIIKYSPNGDTVWTRRPTDATAYYNSPKDLVVDNRGNVCVTGRFSPNGDYGFLTVEYSRGGALRWSATYDTSSNGDTACASVVVDSSGSVYVTGSGYRNDTMDYVTLKYDTAGVQKWVSRYVSPDGSSGSGALAVCPGGTVVVTGGSTGTAGVSDCLTVKYDATTGDTVWTRRYTGWPYGAAACGVGVAVDSSGNIYVTGTRDSVSTPFFMTLKYDANGSLKWARYFQRNGNATGIALGPSGLVYVTGRGGSGSDIGFVTVMYDSSGDVMWSQDYYPGSNQLSFAMSSDSSGNVYITGGGTFPNGSNPIYTVAYDSEGTCKWVASYSSPWGLGNYSDGLALDRDGNVIVVGAIETASTGWDWVTVKYIQTTGLTGRSPSLGHPERPSAATVVRASIPVTCLGSRGILIDATGCTVASLDPKRPGRVDLRPGVYFAISSQYTSVKKLVVVR
- a CDS encoding superinfection exclusion B family protein, with product MPRIPLGDITKWIRLPPKYVAPIAILASALVLLPSTALSKFGVSSFMDRYRMWIGLVALTGTALLLSHAAVWAGRLIVGRTQRDRLLKAGKAYLRGLTLEEKLILSHYLARGTKSAKLVAQDGVVLGLESAMIITRVSSVGDIEMHFAYNIQPWAWRELTEHTDLLEPALTLERKHLAEVAAQLRRDGDYP